CATAATGGAAAGAAAATTGTAGTTCACCCTACCCCACCTAAGGACAACGTTAAGAGGGGAGCTAGTAGTAGTCTGAAGGAAACGAAACCTGGATTGAACCTAATCAATGCTAAGGAATTAGAGCAAGAGATCAATAAGGGTTCACCCATTTGGATGTTGACTGTTAAGGAGACCCAATACCAAATCCCAGTAGCACACCCTCAAGAAGTGGTTGAAATCTTAGAAGAGTTCAAAGATGTATTTCCTAAAGACCTTCCTGACAACCTACCACCTTTAAGGGACATTCAGCATGCCATAGATCTAGTTCCAGGAGCCACCTTGCCCAATCTACCCCATTATAGGATGAATCCTTCGGAGCACCAAGAATTGCAAAAGCAAGTTGGCGAGTTACTTAGGAAAGGATTCATTAGGAAGAATTTAAGTCCTTGTGCAGTACCTGCCCTTCTGACCCCTAAGAAAGATGGCACTTGGAGAATGTGTGTAGATAGTCGTGCCATCAATAAGATTACCGTCAAATACCGTTTTCCTATTCTCCGTCTAGACGACATGTTAGATATGATGGCCGGAGCCACAGTATTCTCCAAAATCGATCTTAAGAGTAGCTATCATCAAGTAAGAATTAGGCCaggggatgaatggaaaactgccTTTAAGACTAAAGACGGCTTATTTGAATGGGTAGTGATGCCTTTCGGTTTATCCAACGCACCTAGTACCTTTATGAGGATCATGACCCAAATTTTAAGGACATTCATTGGAAAGTTTGTAGTAGTCTATTTTGATGACATTCTTATATATAGCAAGACAAAAGATGACCACTTGAATCACCTTAGACAAGTTTGTCAATCACTTAGACAAGATAGCCTCTATGCTAATCGAAAGAAATGTGAATTCATGACACCTAGGATTATCTTTTTAGGATTTGTCGTGACCACTGAAGGAGTATCTGCCGATCCCGAAAAGGTCAAATCCATAGTTGAGTGGCCAGTACCTAAAAACATTCATGACGTTCGTAGCTTTCATGGTCTAGCCACATTCTACAGGAGATTCATTAGAGGATTCAGCACAATTGTCGCCCCCATTACTGATTGCCTTAAGAGAGAAAATTTTGAGTGGACCAAGGCAGCTGAGAAAGCCTCTAGAGAGATTAAAGACAAGATGACACAAGCACCTATATTGAGATTACCCGACTTTTTCAAAGTTTTCGAGGTTGCCTGTGACGCATCAGGAGTCGGGATTGGAGGCGTTCTAAGTCAGGAAAACCACCCAGTAGCATTCTTTAGTGAGAAATTAAACAACGTCAAGCTAAGGTATTCTACCTAcgatagagagttgtatgcagtGGTCCAAGCCCTAAGGTACTGGAGACACTACCTTCTGCCACTAGAGTTTGTCCTATACTTCGATCATGAATCCCTACGTTTCCTCAACTCTCAGAAAAAGTTGAACCCTAGACATGCGAAATGGGTAGAGTACATCCAGGCCTATACCTTCGTCCTGAAACATAAGGCTGGAAAAGAAAATTGTGTTGCCGCCGCCCTTAGTAGACGATCTATGCTCCTCACTTCTGTTAGTACCGAAGCCATAGGTTTTGAAAGGCTCAAGGAGGAGTATGAACATTGCCCCGACTTTAAGGAAACCTACCAATCAATCCGTCAAGGACCCTCGAGCCAATTTTCCGATTTTACCATTCACGATGGATTCCTCTTCAAAGAAAATAAGTTGTGCATTCCCCGCACCTCCACCCGAGACTTTCTAGTTTGGGAAATCCACGCAGGAGGCCTAGCTGGTCATTTTGGTAGGAACAAAACCATCTTAGAAGTCGAAGACCAGTTCTTTTGGCCAGGTCTAAAGAAAAACGTTGCCCAAATAGTAGCCCGATGTCGAACCTGCACCACAGCAAAGCAACAACGACAAAACACCGGTCTATACACTCCCCTACCAGTCCCCGAATGCCCTTAGCAAGATATTAGCATGgactttgtgttaggattacccAAAACCCTGAGAAAACATGATTCAGTATATGTCGTGGTAGACCGATTCTCCAAAATGGCACACTTCATACCTTGTTCCCAGACTTATGATGCCTCAAAAATAGCTAAACTTTTTCTAAATGAAGTGGTTAGGCTACATGGTTTACCCAAGACCATCGTATCAGATAGAGACGTTAAGTTCACTAGCTATTTCTGGAAGACCCTTTGGCATATGCTAGGAACCATAAGTACAAGGCATCTCCACTGCCTACCACCCTCAAACTGATGGTCAGACCGAAGTCGTTAATCGGAGTCTAGGGAACTTATTGAGATGCCTTGTCGGTGACAACCTAGGAAACTGGGATCTCCTATTATCACGCGCTGAATTCGCTTATAACAGCTCAGTCAATAGATCCACAGGAAAGAGTCCTTTTGAGATTGTCCATGGATATAAACCTAGGAAACCTGTAGATCTTATTCCATTACCATCACATGCACGAGTCTCAGAGACAGCAGAATCATATGCACAACATGTCAGGGATTTACATAAGAAAATCAGTAAGAAAATTGACATGAGTAACAAAGCTTATGCGCAAGCAGCTAGTCGTCACAAACGGGCTAAGGAATTTATTGAAGGAGACTATGTAATGATTAGACTAAAACCTGAAAGGTTTCCCCCGGGAACTATGAAAAAATTGCATGCCCGCAGTGCAGGTCCATTTAGGATACTAAAGAAAATTGAACCTAACGCTTATGTGGTTGACTTACCCcttgattttggtattagctcGACCTTCAACATCTCAGACCTTATAGAGTATAAGGGACCAACATTGATACCTAGTGAACCTTTTGATCATGTTCCCATTGAGAGTGAACCCACACCTGAATGCCCTCCAGCCACATTTCCAGAACCGAGAGATAGGGTTGAACATGTCTTGGATGATCAAGCTATCACCACCCGGAACAAAGGGTACCAACGCTATTTGGTTCACTGGGAGGGTCGACCAGAATCTGATGATTCATGGATTACTCGAGAGGACCTACAGAGACTCAACCCAGATCTACTAGAAAAGTACCACAGCCAAACCAACCCCTGTTCGACAGAGTCGAATTCTTCCCACCCCGGGAGAATTGGTGCGGGCACCAGAATTTGATCGAGTCCTGTAAATAAAATCAttaagtcagaaagcaagccaagtCAGGTTTCTACTACCACCTTTGCACACCCTTGGAGCACCACCTCGGCATCCACATCAACATCAGCTAGCCACCTCACCACTACTCCAACCAATGGAAGCACGCCAACcaggatgaagtcaagcataAGGAGCCGACCACATCATGCCATCTCATCAAAGGAACCAATGCAACGTCACGCCacctcatcagaagaaccaatcCCTATGCAACATGCTATGTGCCACCTATTGGGACGCCACCTCATACAAGTTGACACGTCACCCAAATTCAAAGTCCAAGAGGTCGGCCACAATtcaaatgcaagaaaatttcaaatgggagTCAACAACTCTTCAAACCTTCCCCTTAAAGCTGGCCaactttccttccttttctctagcaatcaagccttcaaatgtggggcgccattcattatgtgtttaaatttcaaatcatgaggaaaatctataaatacctcctcatgacatcttgtaatgtcaattgatgaatgaataaaaagtgcttctttcttccttagcaatcttgcttcgtcaccttgagagaaagttgggcgtgaggcccttgttccaggttgggcgtgaggccctaaaGCCACTACCACATCCACCATTGCCCTACCTCCTCtcgcctcctttttcttttgtgatttccaTTCCCCTCTTACGCCAAAGTTCTAATCCCTGTTTCTTTGCAGGTCCTTAAAGTACTCCATGTCATTGGGTCAATTATCCTTCCAAACCAATAGCAAAAGGGCCCTGTTGCAACggaagatgaagcttgatcatccaatcatcaaccttcgagagtgagatcaaggatcctcctccaaaaaaaaattccagaagttcaatgtttggtaaacctcaactctaggtctgatttattgaaggaagtgtcctaatcaagtggtttctcaaccacaacggtccattcttctaagtcctaaatgaattagtacatgcgggtaactagtcttaaaattactatgctcatgttaatgttttcttatcccatatgtgactgaatttcctgctgctattaggctagttaatcaacataacttacTGATAATCCTTATGTTTAAATCCCTCGCATTCATCCCGCATCACAGAAGGTACCAGTACTAGCACAACACCCATAGTGGTACTATGGAGATTTATGGTACTTCACCTCTATTTTGCTGTACCAACACAAAGAACGGTACTATGTGTTGGTATAGCACATACAGTACAAGGTATTGCTTGCATCACTGTGCATGCAAGAAAGTATATATAGAATCACCACTTTCATCATACAATTTCCACATATATTACATCCATTAATGTACTCTGTCATGTTTACAGATGAAAGTTAATTGTTGAAGATGCTAATGATGCATTACATGATTTGAGAGGTGACAGAAAGCACTTCAGCACTCCATATATGGCATGACCTTATATAGAATATCTTAGTTGTTTAAATGTGTGCTATTATAGTGATTATCTAAATTTTACCTCCAAGTAGTTGCTCCCACGAAAATAATGACTTGCCAGTGCTTGACCCACCAAACATGCTTTTTTGCCCACACTTTGCTTCACTATCCAAGATCCCtacaagaagatcaaaagaacgggaaaaaagaaaaaataatcatgcatgatggCAAGGCTTCAGCATACACTAGTTTAGATGCTATTGTACTGCATACACATACCTTTGATATATATGGGATGAGTTTAAACCTCGAATTCCTGAACGCATCATCTCCTTTGACAAAACTTTCAAGGAGGGGAACATTTTCCAATGGAGTATCCATCATATAATATAAAGCGAGACTATATGTAGATGAACCTGGGATCTGTTTCATAGACAAAGATAAGATATTTGGATGTTGAGGGTCTAGATTTATTAGAGAAGATTGGTGTCTCCTCTTTGCACCTAAAAGGACAAAGAAGATTACTCACTTGTATGTTTACTATGAAGAAAAACTCGCTGCCACCTTGTGCTGCATATTTCTGCAAGATTCAAAACCTTTTCCTATGAagctgaaaaagaaagaagattacTTGTGCAGCATAAAGTATTTGTGATTACAAAGAGACCTGTACAACGCCCCCAGGCCGGCCACCAAGATCATCTTCACGCTTATCAGAATTTAGCCAATCAGCAGCTACCATTTGCATCAAGGTGCTATTGGCTTTAATCTGTTAATCCAACAAATCGATGAAATAAACAACAGAATTATCAATTTTAGCAAAACTATGAAAGACCGATCTATAATTCAGTATTCAAGAATTCATATATTAAAACTAAAACTATTTCACAATTAGGCACATCTGGAAGTTCATTTAAATGAAAAATTGTAGGACAAAGTGGTGATATTAGGATATGTAAATATCTAAGATTTACAGCTAAACAAAGTGATCCTCCCTCCTAGCCAGAAAGAGATGTTTATGACACTGTGAAATCGAAGATCTGATATTAAGGGAAAACTATGAAAGCTTCACCGTATTGTCTGGATATAAGAACACTATGAGTCTATAAATATATGCTAATTTTGCCTTCTCAAAAGTTAGTAAACATACATTTTTACAAGAGAAGAAGCAAAATCTAAGCAGGAGATTGCACCTTCTGTTGGTCTCGTAGGTAAGATTCACCGCGAATTAAGAATGATGTAGGGTCTGCCATTGCCCAACTGCAAGTCATAGTACAACTTGGGTCTTTTGGAAGAGTGGTTCCATAGCTGCAAGGTGCCATATCTCCCATCGAGGCCTCCTGTAAATCAATGTAGCCTTTCTTTTGAACTGCATAAGTACAAGAGAAACAAGTGATCATTTTAAGTATGGTAGCATCCCTgacataaatattatattaattgaaAGAAACCTCGCCAAACTACCTGCAAAATCATGCAACTTCTTCACAAAAACTGCAGCTGTTGATAGCTTGTGCTGGCGTTGTTCCTGTACCAACTGATTTTAACAACCAAAAAATGACATGCTAAAATTTAAGCTCAGTTTCTGTTTTACATATATAAGTTCATCTATTTGACAATGCAGATTGTGTTTCAATCAATATATGAAGGATACAGCAaccaaagaggaaaagaaaaatttaagctAAATGAAGCCTGAGAGGGAATGCCGATCTTTTGAGAGCTTCAGTAAAACAATAAGATTAACAAATGCTCAGGCTTCTAGGTGCCTTTTAGAATATTTCGAACAGCTAAACACCACATAAAAAATGGAAGTATCCAACTTCTGAACAATGCAATCTAAGATTCATAGCATGACGGCCTTAGAAAGTATCTGAGGCATGTTTTTAATATTCGCCATCTTggtaccggaccccgtaccagtgccacactagcacaatatCCGTACCGTACGGTAcaaaatttttttggcgtactgagtgtcggtacgccacccGTACTGGATACCGGTACCGTAAAGGTATAGTACACCCCATACCGCGCGGTTCCCAACTTTGAGATGGTTTCAAGAAAAAACAGACACAACATGTTAGCATTGACAAAGGTGTTGTTGGTATTCAATATACTGAACACACGGATACAGCTCTCAAAGGGAGCAAACGTGCTTCAAAGACTGGAAACATTCTTCGTTTTCTTTATCTCAAAACAAAGATTTTGCAATTCAGTTTTCATTTCTAGTTCAAGTTCATTACTTCCACATGTTTATCCATACATTTTACGGCTTGTTTCTTTTCACTTGCTCTCCATGATCTCTCAGCAATATCATctttgtagattttttttttttgattattcATATGATTTTTCTTCAGCTTCGTGATGAGTTATGCGCATTTACCAGTGATGGGTTCTTCTAATGCCCGTTATGTTCCCTTACATTGCATGTTATTTACAAGTTCCATAAATTCCCATTGGACATGCATAGCTGTTGTTTTCAACCTGTCTTCAGCTACGATCACACCATGACATTTACTGGGCCAACATATGGTTTTTGGAGGGCCAACATGCAAGACATCCTTCCTTGCTCCTTGGCTAAACCCAATCTACTTTGGAGATACAGGGCCCTGATAGCTTCAGACCGACAACcacatgatttttttattagtttaagaCCTGCTCACTCTCctcatctttcttttctctatGCCTCAGATGAGACCTCTTTACAATATCTCACATTTATCCAGTGCTTCTCTTTTGGTCCATATATTCTTCTTATACAAGCCACTATGAATTTGGTTGAGAGCATGTTAGATGCACCTTTATTTattttccatcttcatctaaaaTCTTCAAATTGTATGTTTCTTACCTAATATTTGTTATCACTACCAAGGCTATGCTTTGGAATATGCACATGTTCTTCAACTTATCTAGGTTGTGGTGTTCATTTCATTAACATCATTTTCTTCATTTTGTTAAATTGATGGTTATCATTATCAAAATTGCTGTCTTAGGATCTAATAAACAAAAGAACGGAGAAATTGATAAAGACTTGTTTAGTAGAATTAGAACAAGATGAATGAAGTGAATAAGTGCTTAAAGTGTCCTACATGGCCAACGCACTCTATGACAATTTAGGAGGGGAAAATTTTGATGGCAATAGGTTAAATGTGGCTAAAATGTTTCTGTAACAAGGGTCCAAGAAAATAGGTTAAATGTAACAAAACCGAGAATGCTAAGATGGATGAATACTAAAACTACAAagtaaggttcgccgtctcggtactgAACCCCATACTAGCACCATCCTATTACTGTATTGGTACATCCGGTACAAAGGGCAGTTTGGAGTACCAACACTCGGTATGCCTCCTGTACCACATACCAGTTTGGTACCGATACAGTACGGTCCGTATGCACCAATACCGACCGGTAAAGCAAGCTATGCTACAAAGGATAGAGTCATGAATGACTATATTGGAGGAGCAGTAGAAGTTGCATCAATAAAAGACAAGTGACAATGAACCAAACTAGAGGGTATCAGCATACAAAATAAAAGTCCAAGGAGGCTTACGTAAGAAGAGGCATTCCAATTTTTGTCGAAGGATttagaaaggaaaaggaaaactaaggTAATAGGAATGGAAGTTGCACGAAAGGATATGAAAAAGTTTGCAATAACATTAGGGGCAATTCTAAAATTAAATAGCAATAATTCGAGAATGAGGATTCATAAAGAAGACCAAAATACTTGGGATAAGGCTTGATAGCTCTGGTTATGGTTTAATGTCATTACTGCTATTTTCACCATCTACAGTGATGGCAGTTGTTTCTGTTCTTGTTATGCGATAATGGATGCAGTGTGCACACTAAGCTATCTGGGGACCAACATTAATGGAACACAATAAGGGAGCAGTAGACCAAAACTTAATGGATGACAGTCTTGAAGTGAATTTTGCAAGCATTTCATGTCGGAGGGGCATGGCAATTCTCATTCTAATAAGTAAAGATCAAAAAATTAAACAGAATAGTATGGTTACATGGCAtcggggagaaaaaaaaaatcatgtcacAGAAGCATAATGGAAAAAGAGTGAAAATGACACTAGGCACTCACCTGAGAGTGCATGCCTTCATCAGAAGGCCACAGAGCTTCTGTTTGGTCATTATCAGACTCATCAATAACATCAAAGAATTCATCAGCTGCATCATTTAGTTGAAGAAATGACCCACTTGTGTTTGCATGGCCGGAAGGAGACTGTTGTGGCGCTTCTGCAGAATCTGCACTCTTACTATTCTCACCTGTTGTCTGCACTTCTACCTTTATGTGTTCTTTTTCACTATACGGCAATCCTATCTCCCTTGTCAATTCACCTGATGAGTAATCAGAGCATGTGCAATTACCAAGTTTTGCTCGGAAGAACTCCCGCAAAGCTGCAAAGTAAATGTTGAAATGAGATATTCGATCATGAGCTCCTTAGATTGCTATAATCATAAGGATTGTGATTATAAAAAAACAAACAGGATTCTCATGCCATAAATCCTACCTGCAACTCTCCCAAGCATCCGGATTGTAACATACTTTGCAGATGATGTAAACATATAAGACCTCCAGAATTTCCAATCAATTGCAAGCATGTGCTTCACAACTGATTGTTTTCCTTGGTTCACAGGAGATATTACATATCCCCCACCTACAGAACATAAAGAACATAAAATACTGCATGAACATGCATGTCAGTTAAATGGCTGGCATTTGCCAGCACAACTAGGAAGTCTTTAGAAAATTTTCAACGCAAAATATTAAGCTACATTACTTTTAAGGCAAGCACGAATATAGCCTCTTTCAGGTCGACAGTTTTGATGGAAAACAGAATGGTAAAGAATTACTGCAACGAATTACAAATAGAGTTAGTCCATGGCTTTGCTCTACGAGCTAACAGTTGCCAGGATCTCATTAATGGCATTACCATATGTTCCATCATCTTCCCTCCTCCAGTAACGCCgtaacaataaatctcttttGTTCATTCCCctgaaaattaaataaaatcc
Above is a genomic segment from Phoenix dactylifera cultivar Barhee BC4 chromosome 2, palm_55x_up_171113_PBpolish2nd_filt_p, whole genome shotgun sequence containing:
- the LOC103708419 gene encoding protein ENHANCED DISEASE RESISTANCE 2-like isoform X1 yields the protein MGITEEDRRMEGWLYLIRSNRLGLQYSRKRYFVLEDNALNCYKAVPASRREDPIRSALINSCIRVTDNGRASMHRSVFYIFTLYSSSNHNDQLKLGARSSEEAASWIRSLMEAALKECPNKDEKFVACSKRRRHSLRLSRTRARSLMHSIDWTVYSSVHADPMASDVIAPSPWMIFGCKNGLRLFKESNEGDFLGKHWDDHPAIMAVGVVDATSEAIFRTVMSLGPSRSEWDFSLLEGRVVEHLDGHTDIIHKKLHGDWLPWGMNKRDLLLRRYWRREDDGTYVILYHSVFHQNCRPERGYIRACLKSGGYVISPVNQGKQSVVKHMLAIDWKFWRSYMFTSSAKYVTIRMLGRVAALREFFRAKLGNCTCSDYSSGELTREIGLPYSEKEHIKVEVQTTGENSKSADSAEAPQQSPSGHANTSGSFLQLNDAADEFFDVIDESDNDQTEALWPSDEGMHSQLVQEQRQHKLSTAAVFVKKLHDFAVQKKGYIDLQEASMGDMAPCSYGTTLPKDPSCTMTCSWAMADPTSFLIRGESYLRDQQKIKANSTLMQMVAADWLNSDKREDDLGGRPGGVVQKYAAQGGSEFFFIVNIQIPGSSTYSLALYYMMDTPLENVPLLESFVKGDDAFRNSRFKLIPYISKGSWIVKQSVGKKACLVGQALASHYFRGSNYLEVGIDAGSSTVARGVVSLVLGYLNNLVIELAFLIQGNTQEELPELLLGTCRLNHLDASKSVSINPW
- the LOC103708419 gene encoding protein ENHANCED DISEASE RESISTANCE 2-like isoform X2, whose protein sequence is MGITEEDRRMEGWLYLIRSNRLGLQYSRKRYFVLEDNALNCYKAVPASRREDPIRSALINSCIRVTDNGRASMHRSVFYIFTLYSSSNHNDQLKLGARSSEEAASWIRSLMEAALKECPNKDEKFVACSKRRRHSLRLSRTRARSLMHSIDWTVYSSVHADPMASDVIAPSPWMIFGCKNGLRLFKESNEGDFLGKHWDDHPAIMAVGVVDATSEAIFRTVMSLGPSRSEWDFSLLEGRVVEHLDGHTDIIHKKLHGDWLPWGMNKRDLLLRRYWRREDDGTYVILYHSVFHQNCRPERGYIRACLKSGGYVISPVNQGKQSVVKHMLAIDWKFWRSYMFTSSAKYVTIRMLGRVAALREFFRAKLGNCTCSDYSSGELTREIGLPYSEKEHIKVEVQTTGENSKSADSAEAPQQSPSGHANTSGSFLQLNDAADEFFDVIDESDNDQTEALWPSDEGMHSQEQRQHKLSTAAVFVKKLHDFAVQKKGYIDLQEASMGDMAPCSYGTTLPKDPSCTMTCSWAMADPTSFLIRGESYLRDQQKIKANSTLMQMVAADWLNSDKREDDLGGRPGGVVQKYAAQGGSEFFFIVNIQIPGSSTYSLALYYMMDTPLENVPLLESFVKGDDAFRNSRFKLIPYISKGSWIVKQSVGKKACLVGQALASHYFRGSNYLEVGIDAGSSTVARGVVSLVLGYLNNLVIELAFLIQGNTQEELPELLLGTCRLNHLDASKSVSINPW